Proteins encoded by one window of Aspergillus puulaauensis MK2 DNA, chromosome 4, nearly complete sequence:
- a CDS encoding uncharacterized protein (COG:I;~EggNog:ENOG410PGEU;~InterPro:IPR007603;~PFAM:PF04515;~TransMembrane:10 (i281-302o329-347i354-375o387-408i420-439o445-466i478-498o536-558i642-660o680-700i);~go_function: GO:0022857 - transmembrane transporter activity [Evidence IEA];~go_process: GO:0055085 - transmembrane transport [Evidence IEA]) has translation MFSEYASRFLAQSQSRILPRSDDKRRKDHSHITQRPGNSRHSSSRSFLQRRAADPYYPGASHFTNLTFGSRNLAQQAPLFHSATEAFHEEDEDVEHEREIADFYALQRSRRHFGGSHLRDSESDEDGGNSLHASTQESSGGIPEQPRRGARRTWRATRQGKERGRTVGPVTEVTDGEVGILHERSSETKENLVDIRLEDTLKSDFHENYGGPPPLDDDRPPSIQRFREQPQIDNLGTIPTSTPNETINQPLLAESQLQDDRISYQTSASSARIESLRHDTFWGHLFLIAFACVFATSFLVYLHTSPPPGNKGKWGDTIYLTIHGSFYRLGVYTLVSVFISLLWLALLRSYVRPLVYAIIFAVPVILYSFFLYPFISSFRGVSALQDKVMRIGSFVPFIMGTAWIYNVLRGRHAIGKAISILEFSCRILAANAELLLLGLGNLTLITSWTWVWMLMFTRVFLGGHLSESKSFIINVSSWWLGAFFVVIYLWSLGVIAGIQRTVTAATVSQWYFHRFANPAPTSRQIVQAATVHSLTALFGTICLSRLMALLIRIPFLVLPRRVASLLSLVAYAFIPTPITAVTDPLSLTYAAIHSQPLIPSARGLSQMTNLVPSVATSSLHPRSFSRSGQSHSSLLPYRLSKLILHAARLMMSLALGFGGWVSTARSLKVSTSEGVTRGSIYAYIVGLIAGAIGWSVLGAIEGVVADIVDALIICWRSEVGIYGREARYCREAGWLFGQDPSPDFPYPA, from the exons ATGTTCTCTGAGT ATGCCTCTCGCTTCCTAGCCCAGTCGCAGTCACGTATTTTACCTCGTTCGGATGATAAACGTAGGAAGGATCACAGTCACATAACGCAAAGGCCCGGGAATTCACGGCATTCATCGTCACGATCCTTTCTGCAGCGACGGGCGGCCGATCCCTACTACCCTGGAGCCTCCCACTTTACAAATCTCACTTTTGGTTCGCGCAACTTAGCCCAGCAGGCGCCTCTGTTTCATAGTGCCACTGAGGCCTTTcacgaagaggacgaagacgttGAGCATGAGCGCGAAATAGCAGATTTCTATGCGCTTCAAAGATCAAGGCGGCATTTCGGAGGCAGTCATTTAAGGGACTCGGAGTCTGATGAGGACGGCGGCAACTCTCTTCATGCCAGCACACAGGAAAGTTCTGGTGGGATACCAGAACAACCTAGAAGAGGTGCCAGGCGCACTTGGCGTGCTACCAGACAAGGAAAGGAGCGAGGTCGGACTGTTGGTCCAGTGACAGAGGTAACAGATGGTGAAGTTGGGATACTTCATGAACGCAGCAGtgaaacaaaagaaaacctAGTCGATATCCGCCTCGAAGACACACTTAAGTCTGACTTTCATGAAAATTATGGTGGCCCTCCCCCACTTGATGATGATAGACCGCCGTCAATCCAGCGATTTCGTGAGCAGCCTCAGATAGATAACCTCGGCACCATTCCTACTTCCACGCCTAACGAAACAATAAACCAGCCGCTATTGGCAGAGTCTCAGCTGCAAGATGATAGAATATCATACCAGACCTCCGCAAGTTCCGCAAGGATCGAGTCTCTCAGGCACGATACTTTTTGGGGGCACCTATTCCTGATAGCCTTTGCTTGTGTCTTCGCAACCTCGTTCCTTGTTTATTTACATACATCACCGCCACCAGGGAACAAGGGTAAATGGGGTGATACGATTTATTTGACCATCCATGGTTCTTTTTATCGTCTCGGCGTTTATACCCTGGTTTCTGTGTTCATTTCTTTGTTATGGCTTGCCCTTCTACGTTCGTACGTGCGCCCTCTAGTATACGCTATCATATTTGCCGTCCCAGTGATCCTCTACTCCTTCTTTCTATACCCTTTTATTTCAAGTTTCCGTGGCGTTTCGGCCTTACAGGACAAAGTTATGCGCATCGGATCGTTCGTTCCATTCATTATGGGAACCGCTTGGATCTACAATGTTCTACGGGGCCGTCATGCAATAGGGAAGGCAATCAGTATCCTCGAATTTTCCTGTCGGATCCTTGCCGCCAATGCAGAACTGTTACTCCTCGGCCTTGGCAACCTAACTCTCATCACCTCATGGACGTGGGTGTGGATGCTAATGTTTACTCGAGTCTTCCTTGGGGGTCATTTATCAGAGTCgaaatcttttattattaacgTCAGCAGTTGGTGGCTGGGGGCTTTTTTCGTCGTCATATATCTGTGGTCCCTTGGTGTCATCGCAGGCATTCAGCGAACTgtcacagcagcaacagtaAGCCAGTGGTATTTCCACCGCTTTGCAAATCCAGCACCAACCTCGAGACAAATAGTTCAGGCGGCAACGGTTCATTCTCTGACAGCGTTATTTGGGACAATTTGCTTATCTAGGTTGATGGCGTTGCTCATTCGTATACCTTTCCTCGTGCTGCCCAGGCGTGTGGCCTCGTTACTGAGCTTGGTTGCTTATGCTTTTATTCCCACCCCGATTACTGCCGTCACAGATCCTCTTTCGCTCACATATGCTGCAATTCATTCTCAGCCACTCATTCCGTCTGCCCGAGGCCTCAGCCAAATGACGAACCTTGTGCCATCAGTCGCAACGTCATCATTACACCCACGATCATTTTCTCGGTCCGGCCAAAGCCACTCCTCACTACTCCCCTACAGACTTTCTAAGCTGATCCTTCATGCTGCCCGGCTTATGATGTCTCTCGCCCTTGGATTCGGGGGTTGGGTGAGCACTGCTCGAAGCTTGAAGGTGTCTACAAGCGAAGGGGTAACACGCGGCAGCATATACGCGTATATCGTTGGTTTAATCGCAGGAGCCATCGGATGGAGTGTACTTGGAGCCATTGAGGGAGTGGTGGCGGATATAGTAGATGCTTTGATCATCTGTTGGAGAAGCGAAGTTGGGATTTACGGCAGGGAAGCAAGGTACTGTCGtgaagctggctggctatTCGGTCAGGATCCGAGTCCTGACTTTCCTTACCCAGCGTAA
- a CDS encoding uncharacterized protein (COG:S;~EggNog:ENOG410PRXY;~TransMembrane:1 (o568-586i)): MSPRSTDNSHLREEVLPLYPFLLTVPTDVPFRLGNRIVNNCAVSDDGPFAPEEQQLQYMTFLTHDESDSLLVAVGDWSDAKGSVMADPRSRPQSATSTPSNISTKKKISLHDYKNKRKSDTSHSPLSQDTPGRQGGPTVYAHRDNHISKHIPTSDNRQKPPKTHLSPTPPSQLGSEHVDRKRPPGRDLGRHGLQVKDSAPAKKRKLSPEPPVTRPKAESSNANGLPKLLSPTLPPTSSTPRLPRLLSPTLPPDLERELAKIGNESLASDSQPESTVNSDSANQKQQRDKVSACDISQLEPITTNIPNFHLVSEKSVLRGAESVKAGSHAFSKTNIRPQTNSRPLQTLTTKPIQSSSARPRLIVRLKYGRPNRKRVEGLLKFAGKRKLSHQSSPTPDVVERELSHSTKPEQQPKVPTSDQTDKTVHLDGKTKLAGSDRADSLARDRAKESRLPSVEKPQTPVLSQAQQEKTRSVSITPAKDLKHSSSRHESATNDRKEHSHPGSRKTPADPSPSTITQSPPRPNSADRNGERRAWKDEYQKYGNLGRELKHAADRHTAKDKVANTDEKLAAATAIEAIICFVLAFIAEDQSKAISRQIGDSSTWLSIIAYWRVVKKNSLPYPPLHSLCLILGAISYDAIHALDLERLAITPMPGEQTPLPTPASDGQPTQSEDGKRGLKDFLELKGRLPECYKESQRLWYDGSRGLSEDTLARDFPETWSKRARNYTEQGKKRLKPGDYSGEIYLPLGRTSTPLEIVRFSYSLLSEWCSKENIEWQGKLDL, from the exons ATGTCGCCTCGCTCCACTGATAATTCT CATCTTCGTGAAGAGGTTTTGCCTCTCTACCCTTTTCTCCTCACTGTGCCCACCGATGTACCCTTTCGACTTGGCAACCGCATTGTCAACAATTGCGCAGTGAGTGATGACGGACCCTTCGCCCCAGAGGAACAACAGCTACAATATATGACATTTTTGACCCACGACGAAAGTGATTCTCTCCTGGTAGCCGTGGGCGATTGGTCCGACGCCAAAGGGAGCGTAATGGCCGACCCGCGTTCGCGACCTCAGAGTGCCACTAGCACGCCATCCAACATTTCGaccaaaaagaaaatcagCCTACATGActataagaataaaagaaaGAGTGACACTTCGCATTCACCTCTGAGCCAGGACACGCCAGGTCGCCAAGGGGGTCCTACTGTCTACGCCCACCGTGACAATCATATTTCTAAACATATCCCTACTAGCGACAACCGTCAAAAGCCACCGAAGACACATCTCTCTCCAACCCCCCCTTCTCAATTGGGTTCCGAGCATGTAGATCGCAAGCGCCCTCCGGGGCGTGACCTTGGCCGGCACGGCCTGCAGGTCAAGGATAGTGCTCCtgcgaagaaaagaaagttaTCACCTGAACCTCCAGTAACTCGACCCAAAGCAGAATCCTCAAACGCAAATGGCCTTCCAAAACTCCTATCACCTACCTTGCCGCCAACTTCAAGCACTCCCCGACTACCTCGACTTTTGTCTCCTACTCTGCCGCCTGATCTCGAAAGGGAACTGGCCAAGATCGGGAATGAGTCTTTGGCATCAGATTCCCAACCGGAATCTACTGTGAATAGTGACAGCGCAAATCAGAAACAACAAAGGGATAAAGTGTCGGCATGCGACATTTCGCAATTGGAGCCCATAACTACGAACATCCCGAACTTTCATTTGGTTTCTGAAAAAAGTGTCTTAAGAGGCGCGGAGTCTGTGAAGGCCGGGTCCCACGCATTTTCAAAAACCAATATACGGCCGCAAACGAATAGCAGGCCGTTGCAGACGTTGACTACCAAACCTATTCaatcttcttcggcgaggcCTCGGTTAATTGTGAGGTTGAAGTATGGGAGACCAAACAGGAAGCGCGTTGAGGGTCTTCTAAAATTCGCTGGTAAAAGGAAGCTTTCTCACCAAAGTTCTCCCACGCCTGATGTAGTCGAGCGAGAATTGTCTCATTCTACGAAGcctgagcagcagccaaaagTTCCAACGTCTGATCAGACTGATAAGACTGTCCATTTGGATGGGAAAACGAAGCTTGCGGGGAGTGATCGCGCAGATTCTTTGGCAAGAGATAGGGCGAAAGAGTCACGACTGCCTAGTGTAGAGAAACCTCAAACCCCAGTCCTAAGTCAAGCACAGCAGGAAAAAACAAGGTCAGTATCGATAACGCCAGCAAAAGACCTCAAGCACTCTTCTTCCCGGCATGAATCAGCCACCAATGATAGGAAAGAGCATTCGCACCCAGGCTCTCGGAAAACGCCGGCAGATCCGTCTCCAAGCACAATTACACAGTCGCCCCCCCGCCCGAATAGTGCAGATAGGAATGGTGAGCGCCGAGCTTGGAAAGATGAGTACCAGAAATACGGAAATTTGGGTAGGGAGCTGAAACATGCCGCCGATCGGCACACGGCTAAAGATAAGGTCGCAAACACTGATGAGAagcttgctgctgcgacCGCAATAGAGGCTATTATCTGTTTCGTCCTTGCCTTCATCGCAGAAGATCAGTCCAAGGCGATTTCTCGACAGATTGGTGATTCTTCCACTTGGCTATCCATCATCGCATATTGGCGGGTGGTGAAAAAGAATAGTCTCCCTTATCCACCACTTCATAGTCTTTGCCTTATCCTGGGCGCCATCTCTTACGACGCTATCCATGCACTTGACCTCGAACGCCTGGCAATCACACCTATGCCTGGTGAACAGACACCTCTTCCTACGCCTGCGAGCGACGGACAACCTACACAATCGGAAGATGGTAAAAGGGGCTTAAAGGATTTTCTAGAGCTGAAAGGTAGACTCCCGGAGTGTTACAAAGAGTCGCAACGATTGTGGTATGATGGTTCCCGGGGTCTGTCAGAAGACACTCTTGCTCGCGATTTTCCGGAAACTTGGTCGAAGCGCGCCAGAAATTACACTGAACAGGGGAAAAAACGCCTGAAGCCCGGAGACTACTCCGGTGAGATTTACCTACCGCTCGGGAGAACCAGCACACCCCTCGAAATTGTTCGGTTTAGTTACTCTCTTCTAAGCGAATGGTGCTCGAAAGAGAATATCGAGTGGCAAGGCAAACTCGATTTATAG
- a CDS encoding uncharacterized protein (COG:U;~EggNog:ENOG410PKSE;~InterPro:IPR001806,IPR027417,IPR005225;~PFAM:PF00009,PF00025;~go_function: GO:0003924 - GTPase activity [Evidence IEA];~go_function: GO:0005525 - GTP binding [Evidence IEA]), which yields MSQPWDYIAKLVCIGDSGTGKSSLTIRLCEGRFSSTHDVTIGVEFGSRIVPVGPPASRDLEADPEIHLPNDVSPHQEPSSTQADGPIAPTPSGLPTPPRKPQENQKKMKLSLWDTAGQETYKSITRSYFRGASGALLVFDITRPTTFTSCTQWLQDLRQIAEEGIVVILVGNKSDLAGDNSDSNQRRVTREEAEEWCRMNNVLRYLETSAKSGEGVERAFLEVSERIYRNIETGKYDLNDRRSGVKSFGVTGSASNKIPKTVTLGMNDAMRKGGNSLGGNCC from the exons ATGTCACAGCCATGGGATTATATTGCTAAACTCGTCTGTATTGGTGACTCCGGAACCGGGAAATCCAGC CTGACCATCCGGCTGTGCGAGGGACGATTTTCTTCTACGCATGATGTAACCATCGGTGTAGAGTTTGGATCCCGGATTGTTCCAGTCGGTCCGCCCGCATCGAGAGATTTGGAAGCGGACCCTGAAATACACCTCCCAAATGACGTCTCGCCTCACCAGGAGCCCTCCTCGACCCAGGCCGATGGTCCCATCGCGCCCACCCCTTCTGGATTACCTACACCCCCTCGAAAACCCCAGGAAAACCAGAAAAAAATGAAGTTATCTCTTTGGGACACTGCTGGGCAAGAAACTTATAAGTCCATTACACGGTCATATTTTCGGGGCGCTTCCGGTGCACTCCTTGTGTTTGACATTACTCGACCAACGACTTTCACTTCATGCACTCAGTGGCTGCAAGATTTACGCCAAATCGCTGAAGAAGGCATCGTTGTCATTTTGGTGGGAAACAAAAGTGATCTTGCGGGAGACAATTCGGATTCAAATCAGAGGCGCGTTACTAgagaagaggcagaagaatGGTGTCGCATGAATAATGTTTTGCGGTACCTAGAGACGAGCGCGAAGTCGGGTGAGGGAGTAGAGCGTGCGTTTCTCGAAGTCTCTGAGAGAATTTACCGCAATATTGAAACTGGCAAATATGATCTGAATGACCGCCGGAGTGGAGTAAAAAGCTTTGGGGTGACTGGCAGTGCAAGCAACAAAATCCCCAAAACTGTCACTTTAGGAATGAATGATGCAATGCGCAAAGGCGGTAACAGCCTGGGTGGGAATTGTTGCTAA
- a CDS encoding aldo/keto reductase (COG:S;~EggNog:ENOG410PKDI;~InterPro:IPR018170,IPR020471,IPR036812,IPR023210;~PFAM:PF00248;~go_function: GO:0016491 - oxidoreductase activity [Evidence IEA];~go_process: GO:0055114 - oxidation-reduction process [Evidence IEA]) has protein sequence MASLKPIPSTRLNDGTLIPVVGFGTGTAWFKRGEDTTVNRELVESIKTAIKLGYYHLDGAEVYGTERELGVAIKESGVPREKLFVTTKVNQNIDDISKAIDASLEKLQLSYVDLYLIHQPFFAKSPTELQDAWAAMEKVKEAGRTRAIGVSNFLESHLETISQAAKIPPAINQIEYHPYLQHGSLVSYHEKREIATASYGPLTPIIRAKGGPLDSLLSKLAEKYGVKEGEILLRWSIDRGTVSITTSGKESRLSTYLDVLKFQLTPEEVDEISRLGEQKHYRAFWQEKFAADDRS, from the exons ATGGCTTCTTTGAAACCGATCCCATCCACCCGGTTAAACGATGGAACTTTAATTCCAGTG GTGGGATTCGGAACCGGCACTGCTTGGTTTAAAAGAGGCGAAGACACCACCGTCAACCGCGAATTAGTCGAGTCAATCAAAACAGCTATTAAATTAGGATATTACCACTTGGATGGCGCCGAAGTCTACGGCACGGAGCGGGAACTAGGCGTTGCAATCAAAGAGAGTGGTGTCCCGCGAGAAAAGTTATTTGTGACAACAAAGGTCAATCAAAATATCGACGATATTTCCAAGGCAATCGATGCCAGCTTGGAGAAGCTCCAACTGAGCTATGTTGACCT TTACTTAATACATCAACCTTTCTTCGCCAAATCCCCAACTGAGCTTCAGGATGCTTGGGCTGCTatggagaaggtgaaggaagCTGGCAGAACTCGCGCCATTGGAGTATCCAATTTCCTTGAGAGTCATCTGGAGACAATCTCACAAGCTGCAAAGATTCCGCCAGCAATCAATCAGATTGAATATCATCCATACCTGCAGCATGGTTCTCTCGTCTCATACCAcgaaaaaagagaaattGCAACAGCCAGTTATGGGCCGCTCACGCCGATCATTCGCGCCAAAGGAGGCCCCTTGGACTCGCTCCTGTCGAAATTAGCAGAGAAGTATGGCGTTAAAGAGGGAGAAATTCTTTTGAGATGGTCGATTGACCGAGGCACTGTGTCTATCACAACCAGCGGGAAAGAATCACGTCTTAGTACTTATCTGGATGTCCTCAAATTCCAGCTGACACCtgaggaggtggatgagATTTCCCGCCTTGGTGAACAGAAGCATTATAGAGCTTTTTGGCAAGAGAAATTTGCGGCCGATGATAGGTCGTAG